A single region of the Anaerococcus urinomassiliensis genome encodes:
- the ruvC gene encoding crossover junction endodeoxyribonuclease RuvC → MKILGIDPGIAIMGYGVVEFDGNKVKVIENGVVTTSSKTKTPERLSILYNNLNEIIREHKPDEFAIEELFFNQNVKTAITVGHARGIQILCAQENNLPIFEYTPLQIKQAITGYGRASKMQMQKTVTTLLNLKEIPKPDDAADALSVALCHALSQRFKENFRMN, encoded by the coding sequence ATGAAAATATTAGGAATAGATCCAGGAATTGCAATCATGGGTTATGGCGTGGTTGAATTTGATGGAAATAAGGTTAAAGTAATAGAAAATGGTGTAGTTACAACGTCTAGCAAAACAAAAACTCCTGAAAGGCTTAGTATTTTGTATAACAATTTAAATGAAATTATAAGAGAGCATAAGCCAGATGAGTTTGCTATTGAAGAATTATTCTTTAACCAGAATGTAAAGACAGCCATAACAGTTGGTCATGCTAGAGGTATACAAATACTGTGCGCCCAGGAAAATAATCTTCCTATTTTTGAGTACACACCACTGCAAATCAAACAAGCCATTACAGGCTATGGAAGAGCTAGCAAAATGCAAATGCAAAAGACAGTAACTACTCTCTTAAATTTAAAAGAAATACCAAAGCCAGACGATGCAGCAGATGCTCTATCTGTTGCTCTTTGTCATGCTTTAAGCCAGAGATTTAAAGAAAACTTTAGGATGAACTGA
- a CDS encoding HAD family hydrolase: MKRDKAAFFDIDGTLFRNSLLIEHFLLLTADGIIPESAWSQEIGPLFEKYQNRLGAYEDYLDKASLVYQQKLIGIDKDTINKYSDIVIEKNKNKVYMTTKKAVDFHKNNGYKIFFISGSPEFLVNQFAQIYGADESIATKYEFDSEKKFTGKVSPMWDGRSKLGAVMDLTKRYNLDLESSYAYGDTNGDITMFQLVGNPHAINPSYELIDKLYMDDELRSKTVIDIERKDVNYSFNLYDLNVIFKKF; this comes from the coding sequence GTGAAAAGAGATAAGGCTGCATTTTTTGATATTGATGGTACTTTGTTCAGAAATAGTCTGTTGATAGAACATTTTTTGTTATTAACAGCTGATGGTATTATTCCTGAATCTGCTTGGAGCCAAGAGATAGGCCCGCTTTTTGAAAAATATCAAAATAGACTAGGAGCCTATGAAGATTACCTAGATAAGGCAAGCTTAGTATACCAACAAAAATTAATTGGCATAGACAAAGATACCATCAACAAATATTCTGACATAGTTATAGAAAAAAATAAAAACAAAGTGTATATGACAACAAAAAAGGCAGTAGACTTTCACAAAAATAATGGCTATAAGATCTTTTTTATATCCGGATCGCCAGAATTTCTTGTAAACCAATTTGCTCAAATTTACGGTGCTGATGAATCTATAGCAACCAAATACGAATTTGATTCAGAAAAAAAATTTACAGGAAAGGTTAGTCCAATGTGGGATGGCAGAAGCAAGCTTGGTGCTGTGATGGACCTAACCAAAAGATATAATTTGGACTTGGAAAGTTCTTATGCCTATGGTGATACTAATGGCGATATAACTATGTTTCAGTTAGTTGGAAATCCACACGCTATAAATCCTTCTTATGAACTTATTGACAAATTATATATGGACGACGAATTAAGATCCAAGACAGTCATAGATATAGAAAGAAAAGATGTTAACTATAGTTTTAATCTTTATGATTTGAATGTAATATTCAAAAAGTTTTAA
- a CDS encoding YfcE family phosphodiesterase: MKVLVTSDTHGNYGPISDYILENEDIDLLIHAGDGVEDVENIHYETDISYFVVKGNNDFFSNESYDKIIDIENQRIFLSHGHKYGVDYTYDKLIEKAKENKCNIIIHGHTHVYVNKYIGNMLIINPGTIFLPRDNNPGFLIMNIEDDNIDIKRINV, translated from the coding sequence ATGAAAGTATTAGTAACATCAGACACACACGGAAATTATGGTCCAATTAGCGATTATATTTTAGAAAATGAAGATATTGATCTTTTAATACATGCCGGAGATGGCGTAGAAGATGTCGAAAATATCCACTATGAAACCGACATATCCTATTTTGTAGTAAAAGGAAATAATGATTTTTTCTCAAATGAATCTTATGATAAAATAATTGATATAGAAAATCAGAGGATTTTTTTAAGCCATGGCCATAAGTATGGTGTAGATTATACTTATGATAAGCTTATAGAAAAAGCAAAAGAAAATAAGTGTAACATTATAATCCATGGCCATACCCATGTATATGTAAATAAGTATATAGGTAATATGCTAATAATAAATCCAGGTACAATCTTTCTGCCGAGAGATAATAATCCAGGTTTCTTGATAATGAATATAGAAGATGACAATATAGATATAAAAAGAATAAATGTATAA
- the rdgB gene encoding RdgB/HAM1 family non-canonical purine NTP pyrophosphatase, with protein MTLLFATGNIDKLKQVELMIDNLKSPRDFDLEDIDVVEDGKNLKENAYKKAKTYFDLTKVPTISDDTGLFVEALENRPGIYAHRYAGENATYKDNRDKLLSELKDKDNRNAYFKTIVCYIGADGKDYYFEGILEGTITKEEIGQYEFGYDQIFLPKESDLTLGQMTKKEINQISHRSKAIESFVKFYKEHI; from the coding sequence ATGACCCTATTATTCGCAACGGGAAACATAGATAAATTAAAACAAGTAGAACTTATGATTGATAATTTGAAGTCACCAAGAGACTTTGATTTAGAAGATATAGATGTAGTGGAAGATGGAAAAAATTTAAAAGAAAACGCTTATAAAAAAGCAAAAACCTACTTTGATCTAACAAAGGTGCCAACTATATCTGATGATACAGGACTATTTGTAGAAGCCTTGGAGAATAGGCCTGGCATATATGCTCATAGGTATGCAGGAGAAAATGCAACCTATAAGGATAATAGGGATAAACTGCTTTCAGAACTTAAAGATAAAGATAATAGAAATGCATATTTTAAGACAATCGTATGCTATATTGGTGCAGATGGCAAAGATTATTACTTTGAGGGAATACTTGAAGGAACAATAACTAAAGAAGAAATTGGCCAATATGAATTTGGCTACGATCAGATATTTTTACCAAAGGAATCAGATTTAACTTTAGGTCAGATGACAAAAAAAGAGATTAACCAAATATCTCATAGGTCAAAAGCTATTGAAAGCTTTGTTAAGTTTTATAAAGAGCACATATGA
- a CDS encoding sensor histidine kinase encodes MEIKNNYNININNSYRSTIIRFIMFFVLTVVIGFEIFAYNSIQNYYKQNLVGSMLNQAKINQLIFDNYTNKYDLSDIIIGDKNAFYRGNVSQVQILDNSGIVLFDSQASNEVGSQLMKADVLSSKEGKQGIYKSYNEKTKEELLSISYPLMVNDQQACILRLTSSLNKVKKKVKADMFFYFLFGIFVLIGAYFLSLVASKKLVEPILKLIDVSEKLAQGDFDAKAEVTGKDELSKLGRTLNFMSENIIRREDMKNEFISSVSHELRTPLTSIKGWAITLQSKEIQNDSDMLNQGLSIIESEGDRLSMMVEDLLDFSRLQSSKFKYDKKNIDIVELVKEVHTQLSPRANNEDINFTFTTVYKTLMVYADKNRMKEVFINIIDNAIKFTDKDGNIDILIEVNQDKISISITDDGEGIKEDEIAYVASKFYKGSSSKSQTGLGLSICEEIIKAHDGNMIIKSKYGSGTSVIVEIPRLNDEKDN; translated from the coding sequence ATGGAAATAAAAAATAATTATAATATAAATATTAATAATTCATACAGGTCAACAATTATTAGATTTATAATGTTTTTTGTACTGACTGTTGTCATTGGTTTTGAAATATTTGCCTACAATAGTATCCAAAATTATTACAAGCAAAACCTAGTAGGTTCTATGCTCAACCAAGCAAAGATTAATCAGCTTATATTTGACAATTACACAAATAAATATGATTTGTCGGATATCATAATAGGTGACAAAAACGCCTTTTATAGGGGCAATGTAAGCCAAGTTCAAATACTAGACAATTCTGGCATAGTTTTGTTTGATTCGCAAGCTTCTAATGAAGTAGGCTCTCAGTTAATGAAAGCTGATGTACTATCATCAAAAGAAGGAAAACAAGGCATATACAAGTCCTACAATGAGAAAACTAAAGAAGAACTACTATCTATTAGCTATCCATTAATGGTAAATGACCAACAGGCTTGTATTCTAAGACTAACTTCATCATTAAACAAGGTAAAGAAAAAAGTTAAAGCTGATATGTTTTTTTATTTTTTATTTGGAATATTTGTACTTATAGGAGCTTATTTTCTATCCCTTGTTGCATCTAAAAAGTTAGTTGAACCGATATTAAAGCTAATTGATGTATCAGAAAAATTAGCACAAGGTGATTTTGATGCCAAGGCAGAAGTTACTGGCAAAGATGAGCTTTCGAAACTAGGCCGAACCCTTAATTTTATGAGTGAAAATATAATTAGAAGAGAAGATATGAAAAATGAATTTATATCTTCAGTATCTCATGAACTTAGAACGCCACTTACATCTATTAAGGGATGGGCTATTACTCTCCAATCAAAAGAAATTCAAAACGATAGCGATATGCTTAACCAAGGACTAAGCATAATCGAAAGTGAAGGCGATAGGCTTTCCATGATGGTGGAAGATTTGCTGGACTTTTCAAGACTTCAATCAAGCAAATTTAAGTATGATAAGAAAAATATAGATATAGTAGAACTTGTAAAAGAAGTACACACGCAGCTAAGTCCTAGGGCCAATAATGAGGATATTAATTTTACCTTCACCACTGTTTATAAAACACTTATGGTATATGCAGATAAAAATAGAATGAAAGAAGTCTTTATAAATATTATCGACAATGCCATCAAATTTACCGACAAGGATGGCAATATTGATATATTAATTGAAGTTAATCAAGACAAAATATCTATAAGTATTACTGATGATGGCGAAGGAATAAAAGAAGACGAAATAGCATATGTTGCTAGTAAGTTCTATAAAGGTTCTTCTTCCAAATCTCAAACGGGTCTTGGTCTTTCTATTTGTGAAGAGATTATTAAGGCTCATGATGGTAATATGATTATAAAAAGTAAGTATGGATCTGGCACTTCAGTTATTGTAGAAATTCCGAGGTTAAATGATGAAAAAGACAATTAA
- a CDS encoding response regulator: MENNKVLILDDESSIRQFMKINLEYQGYQTCEAATGEEAIKVFEEEKPAVAILDVMLPGISGYEVCQAIREKSPKVGIIMVSAKSQDIDKILGLERGADDYIIKPFNPQELILRVRSLMRRVNLTESVEDKKDKNALSDGPFTLDIYAKTFYKNDKEIDVTPTEFTILKNFIESKGKAMTRDEIMAQTWGENYSNDTKIVDVNIRRIRSKIEEDPAKPQYIETVWGTGYRWK, translated from the coding sequence ATGGAAAATAATAAGGTTTTAATCCTTGATGATGAAAGTTCAATAAGACAATTTATGAAAATAAATTTAGAGTATCAAGGATATCAAACTTGTGAGGCGGCTACAGGTGAAGAAGCTATTAAGGTTTTTGAAGAGGAAAAACCAGCTGTAGCTATACTAGATGTTATGCTTCCAGGTATATCAGGATATGAAGTTTGCCAAGCTATAAGAGAAAAATCTCCAAAAGTTGGCATAATTATGGTTTCTGCAAAAAGCCAAGACATAGATAAAATATTGGGACTAGAAAGAGGAGCAGATGATTATATAATCAAGCCCTTCAATCCACAAGAGTTAATATTAAGGGTTAGGTCCTTGATGAGAAGGGTTAACTTAACAGAATCAGTAGAAGATAAAAAAGATAAGAATGCACTTTCAGATGGACCATTTACCCTAGATATATATGCAAAAACTTTTTATAAAAATGACAAGGAAATTGACGTGACTCCAACGGAATTTACGATTTTAAAGAATTTTATAGAATCAAAAGGCAAGGCTATGACTCGTGATGAAATTATGGCTCAAACTTGGGGTGAAAATTATAGCAATGATACAAAAATAGTTGATGTAAACATAAGAAGAATAAGATCAAAAATAGAAGAAGACCCAGCAAAACCTCAATATATTGAAACTGTATGGGGAACAGGTTATAGATGGAAATAA